In the Telopea speciosissima isolate NSW1024214 ecotype Mountain lineage chromosome 2, Tspe_v1, whole genome shotgun sequence genome, one interval contains:
- the LOC122652159 gene encoding plasma membrane-associated cation-binding protein 1: MGYWKSKVLPKIKKVFEKNVNKKAATEACKSFDDSKEEINKEFEEKKTELQPKVIEVYEASSTEIKTLVKERTDGGVKKNATTVQTFLEELVKIEFPGSKQVCEASSKLGPVLVSGPILFVLEKVSTLVVTEEEKPAETTREITTTETATETEAETETIITTEETSVKDKEIAIEEEEEENNKEVKVAEAPAAAPAEEIKSTTVKTETTEPTAPASSEPPKPKVEEAEPPKA, from the exons ATGGGTTACTGGAAATCAAAGGTTCTTCCAAAGATCAAGAAGGTTTTTGAGAAGAACGTGAACAAGAAAGCTGCTACTGAAGCATGCAAGTCCTTCGATGATTCTAAG GAAGAGATCAACAAggagtttgaagaaaagaagacagAGCTCCAACCTAAAGTAATAGAAGTttatgaagcttcttccacagAAATCAAG ACCTTGGTCAAGGAACGTACGGATGGAGGAGTAAAGAAGAACGCCACAACAGTTCAAACGTTCCTCGAAGAGTTGGTGaaaattg AGTTCCCGGGATCGAAGCAGGTTTGTGAAGCATCATCAAAGTTGGGGCCAGTTCTGGTGTCAGGACCAATTCTGTTTGTGTTGGAGAAGGTGTCGACCTTGGTAGTCACAGAGGAGGAGAAACCAGCCGAGACAACAAGAGAGATAACAACAACGGAGACGGCGACAGAAACAGAAGCAGAGACAGAAACTATAATAACAACGGAGGAGACAAGTGTGAAGGACAAGGAGATagccatagaagaagaagaagaagaaaataataaggAAGTGAAAGTTGCAGAAGCTCCTGCTGCAGCTCCGGCAGAGGAGATCAAGAGTACTACTGTGAAAACAGAAACGACCGAACCTACTGCTCCGGCTTCATCTGAACCACCAAAACCAAAGGTTGAAGAAGCCGAACCACCAAAGGCTTGA